From a single Pseudomonas cremoricolorata genomic region:
- a CDS encoding alpha/beta fold hydrolase: MPAKSLFLHNRTLLSLHVLQWGRADATPVILLHGLRAYAQTWESLAHALGDDYCVYALDQRGRGLSSWAAARTYCTDYYVQDLEDLVEHLQLERFLLVGHSLGGANALEYARRHPGKLLGLVIEDIGPGSSSVGDGAARIRREMQQTPNLFSDWASAEAFWRSSRPGLSAQALASRLEHSMKQTADGITWRHDQQGIAEARLSITPTDLWPAVRALDCPTLFIRGGRSDFLPAATLAEMQAANACVQAVEIPDASHYVHDDQSAAFNAAVSDFFNRLRA; this comes from the coding sequence ATGCCTGCCAAAAGCCTGTTCCTGCATAACCGCACGTTGCTCTCGCTGCATGTCCTGCAGTGGGGCCGTGCCGATGCCACCCCGGTGATCCTCCTGCACGGTTTGCGCGCTTATGCGCAGACCTGGGAGTCGCTGGCCCATGCCCTGGGCGATGACTACTGCGTCTACGCCCTCGACCAGCGCGGACGCGGCCTGAGCAGTTGGGCCGCAGCGCGCACCTACTGCACCGACTATTACGTGCAAGACCTCGAAGACCTGGTCGAGCACCTGCAGCTCGAGCGCTTCCTGCTGGTGGGCCATTCGCTCGGCGGGGCCAACGCCCTGGAGTACGCACGGCGGCATCCAGGCAAGCTGCTCGGGCTGGTGATCGAGGACATCGGCCCCGGCTCCTCGAGCGTCGGCGACGGTGCCGCGCGCATTCGCCGCGAGATGCAGCAGACGCCCAACCTGTTCAGCGACTGGGCCAGTGCCGAGGCGTTCTGGCGTAGTTCGCGTCCGGGGCTGTCGGCCCAGGCGCTGGCCTCGCGCCTGGAACATTCGATGAAGCAAACGGCCGATGGCATCACCTGGCGTCACGACCAGCAGGGCATCGCCGAGGCGCGCCTGAGCATCACCCCGACCGACCTGTGGCCGGCGGTGCGCGCCCTGGACTGCCCGACGCTGTTCATCCGCGGCGGCCGCTCGGACTTCCTCCCGGCGGCGACCTTGGCCGAGATGCAGGCGGCCAACGCCTGCGTGCAGGCGGTCGAGATACCCGACGCCAGCCATTACGTGCACGATGACCAGAGCGCTGCGTTCAACGCGGCGGTCAGCGACTTTTTCAACCGGCTGCGTGCCTAG
- a CDS encoding amino acid synthesis family protein, producing the protein MKAKNFADYHIRKWYSFTEETLANESGQLADGEPLYKYVIAAAIDNPYAGRFSENLDELIGASPQLGEEFGRRIQELAAGRTVISYGKACLVGANGEYEHGNAFLTNPAADPIRVALGGGKSWVPSTGKRGAPGVTIDIPLAHKDALYVRSHYDTVSASFGDGPAADEVIIIWAFATRGRLHARLGGLSADAIQGDNGLT; encoded by the coding sequence ATGAAAGCCAAGAATTTCGCCGACTATCACATTCGCAAGTGGTACAGCTTCACCGAAGAAACCCTGGCCAATGAAAGCGGCCAGCTGGCCGATGGCGAGCCGCTGTACAAGTACGTCATCGCCGCGGCGATCGACAACCCGTACGCCGGGCGCTTCAGCGAAAACCTCGACGAGCTGATCGGCGCTTCGCCGCAACTGGGCGAGGAGTTTGGTCGGCGCATCCAGGAACTGGCCGCCGGGCGCACGGTGATCAGCTACGGCAAGGCCTGCCTGGTCGGTGCCAACGGCGAGTACGAGCACGGCAATGCCTTCCTCACCAACCCGGCCGCCGATCCGATCCGCGTGGCGTTGGGCGGCGGCAAGTCGTGGGTGCCCTCGACCGGCAAGCGTGGCGCGCCGGGGGTGACCATCGACATTCCGCTGGCGCACAAGGATGCCCTGTACGTGCGCTCGCACTACGACACGGTGTCGGCCTCCTTCGGCGACGGTCCGGCGGCCGATGAAGTGATCATCATCTGGGCGTTCGCCACCCGTGGCCGACTGCACGCTCGCCTGGGCGGCCTGAGCGCCGATGCGATCCAGGGCGACAACGGCCTGACCTGA
- a CDS encoding VOC family protein has translation MQIDILRTHISLFVTDPDASALWYADVLGMHESARGEAWVMMAFGSKHHDIALIKAEPGAHQGGLGLQHYGLEVAGDMTTLRELYGMLLSKGVEIVKITDHEIGNGLYFHDPDGNRLEFFFETEHDDAVAKARFKAAGAPSRNFTVDPL, from the coding sequence ATGCAGATCGATATTTTGCGCACGCACATTTCACTGTTCGTGACCGACCCGGACGCCTCCGCGCTGTGGTACGCCGACGTGCTTGGCATGCATGAAAGCGCCCGCGGCGAGGCCTGGGTGATGATGGCCTTCGGCAGCAAGCACCACGACATCGCGCTGATCAAGGCCGAGCCCGGCGCCCATCAGGGCGGCCTGGGCCTGCAGCATTACGGGCTGGAGGTGGCCGGCGACATGACCACCCTGCGCGAGCTGTACGGCATGTTGCTGAGCAAGGGCGTGGAGATCGTCAAGATCACCGACCACGAGATCGGCAACGGCCTGTACTTCCATGACCCGGACGGCAACCGCCTGGAATTCTTCTTCGAAACCGAACACGACGACGCGGTGGCCAAGGCGCGCTTCAAGGCCGCCGGGGCGCCGAGCCGCAACTTCACTGTCGACCCACTCTGA
- a CDS encoding VPS10 domain-containing protein encodes MSTGTLLVATVGQAVIRSADDGKTWHRLGLGQDLEFDAITRSLSVAPSAPEVIYAGTDVGLCVSHDVGGKWTRVDSPFNGETVWKVAVDPQDPQRIFVGTGAPSRAVLWRTTDAGASWYRVPVEIPEFCDGVSKPRLLAFAYDPTDRQQVWFGLEEGGLFHSRDGGDTFTRIDDRLLWDYNSDIHNIVVLPNHGQKVIVVVCVNAVYRSLDEGATWTGIIGAEAFGLYYVRVLNAPQGSEDTLYLSISDGTPGTTSKVLVSRDAAQSWEVLPLSQQPNSCVWAIAFNPANPQQMLAGTKYGHLFTSENGGLGWQKQWREFSEIADVLWTPAVAQIKAGHKSVVTHK; translated from the coding sequence ATGAGCACTGGAACCCTGTTGGTGGCCACCGTTGGCCAAGCCGTGATCCGCAGCGCCGACGATGGCAAGACCTGGCATCGCCTGGGCCTGGGCCAGGATCTGGAATTCGACGCCATCACCCGCTCGCTGAGCGTGGCGCCGTCTGCACCGGAAGTGATCTACGCCGGCACCGATGTCGGCCTGTGCGTCAGCCATGACGTTGGCGGCAAGTGGACCCGCGTCGATTCGCCATTCAATGGCGAAACGGTGTGGAAGGTGGCGGTCGACCCGCAAGACCCGCAGCGCATCTTCGTCGGCACCGGGGCGCCGTCGCGCGCGGTGCTGTGGCGCACCACCGATGCCGGCGCCAGCTGGTACCGCGTGCCGGTGGAAATCCCCGAGTTCTGCGATGGCGTCAGCAAGCCGCGCCTGCTGGCCTTCGCCTACGACCCGACCGACCGCCAGCAGGTCTGGTTCGGTCTGGAAGAGGGCGGGCTGTTCCACAGCCGCGACGGCGGCGACACCTTCACCCGCATCGACGACCGCCTGCTGTGGGACTACAACTCCGACATCCACAACATCGTCGTGCTGCCCAACCATGGCCAGAAAGTCATCGTCGTGGTCTGCGTCAACGCGGTGTACCGCAGCCTCGACGAGGGTGCGACCTGGACCGGCATCATCGGTGCCGAAGCCTTTGGCCTGTACTACGTACGCGTGCTCAATGCGCCACAGGGCAGTGAAGACACGCTGTACCTGAGCATTTCCGATGGCACCCCTGGCACCACCAGCAAGGTGCTGGTGTCGCGCGACGCCGCGCAAAGCTGGGAAGTGCTGCCGCTCTCGCAACAGCCCAACTCCTGCGTGTGGGCGATTGCCTTCAACCCGGCCAACCCCCAACAGATGCTTGCCGGCACCAAGTACGGCCACCTGTTCACCTCGGAAAACGGCGGCCTGGGCTGGCAAAAGCAATGGCGCGAGTTCAGCGAAATCGCCGACGTGCTGTGGACTCCGGCGGTGGCGCAGATCAAGGCCGGACACAAATCCGTCGTTACCCACAAGTGA
- a CDS encoding SDR family NAD(P)-dependent oxidoreductase, with protein sequence MDLQLQDRVAIVTGGGMGIGKEVARFLSQEGCKVVICARRMEYLRPAADEISSETGNEVLPLFCDTNDMNAVDEMVKQAHAHFGRIDILVNGAAAPSGVVRNDIEFAGDDELLADMNTKVIGYFRCAKAVTPHMKAQGFGRIINIGGLTGRSSKVLSGMRNLAIAHMTKTLSDQLGPSGITVNLIHPGVVDTPHIHELYEREGVKQNKTAQQVEQAYIDATPIRRTLQPIEMGWLIGFLASPKAGAVTGESIGIDGGLTRGIFI encoded by the coding sequence ATGGATCTGCAACTACAAGACCGCGTCGCCATCGTCACCGGCGGCGGCATGGGCATCGGCAAGGAAGTGGCACGCTTTCTGTCCCAGGAAGGCTGCAAGGTGGTGATCTGCGCCCGGCGCATGGAATACCTGCGCCCGGCCGCCGATGAAATCAGCAGCGAAACCGGCAATGAAGTGCTGCCGCTGTTCTGCGACACCAACGACATGAACGCCGTGGATGAGATGGTCAAACAGGCCCACGCGCATTTCGGTCGCATCGACATCCTGGTCAATGGCGCCGCCGCGCCGTCGGGCGTGGTGCGCAACGACATCGAGTTCGCCGGCGATGATGAGCTGCTGGCCGACATGAACACCAAGGTGATCGGCTACTTCCGCTGCGCCAAGGCGGTGACCCCGCACATGAAGGCCCAGGGCTTTGGCCGCATCATCAACATCGGCGGCCTCACCGGGCGCAGCAGCAAGGTGCTGTCGGGCATGCGCAACCTGGCCATCGCGCACATGACCAAGACCCTTTCCGACCAGCTCGGCCCGTCGGGCATCACCGTCAACCTGATTCACCCAGGCGTGGTCGACACCCCACACATCCACGAGCTGTACGAGCGCGAAGGGGTCAAGCAGAACAAGACCGCGCAGCAGGTCGAACAGGCCTACATCGACGCAACGCCGATCCGCCGCACCTTGCAGCCGATCGAAATGGGCTGGCTGATCGGTTTCCTGGCCTCGCCGAAAGCCGGCGCCGTGACCGGCGAATCGATCGGCATCGACGGCGGCCTGACCCGCGGCATCTTCATCTGA
- a CDS encoding aldehyde dehydrogenase family protein, translating to MSEIALLPAVETFLAKPQRLFIGGSWQDATHGRRFAVENPATATVFNEVAEGDEADVDAAVAAARAAFEGPWRGESPARRSVLLYRLAELIEAHNEELAQLITLENGKPIGNARGEAASAANIVRYFAGWPTKIEGSTLPVSPASGAPMLNYTLREPVGVCALIVPWNFPLNMCVWKLGPVLATGCTAVLKPAEQTPLVAVRLVQLIEQAGFPAGVVNLVTGLGLRTGAPLAAHADVDKIAFTGSTQVGRLIAQAATGNMKKVSLELGGKSPNIILPDADIVRAAKGAADGIFYNQGQVCTAASRLYVHESVLDQVLEELRRHARSHVIGAGLNSTTTLGPLVSERQLATVNGYLERGVAEGAELIAGGKRPDHLEQGHFVEPTVFLDRAERACVAREEIFGPVLTVMSWSDVDELAVRANDSPYGLAAGLWTRDLRSAHRLAAQLKAGSVWINCWNVVDPASPFGGYKQSGWGREMGKHVIDAYTETKSVYVDLA from the coding sequence ATGAGTGAGATCGCGCTACTGCCCGCTGTTGAAACCTTTCTCGCCAAGCCCCAGCGCCTGTTCATCGGCGGCAGCTGGCAGGACGCTACCCATGGCCGGCGCTTTGCCGTGGAAAACCCGGCCACGGCCACGGTGTTCAACGAGGTCGCCGAGGGCGATGAAGCTGACGTCGATGCTGCCGTCGCCGCCGCCCGCGCCGCCTTCGAAGGGCCGTGGCGGGGCGAGTCGCCGGCGCGGCGCAGCGTGCTGCTGTACCGCCTGGCCGAGCTGATCGAGGCGCACAACGAAGAGCTGGCGCAACTGATCACCCTGGAAAACGGCAAGCCCATCGGCAATGCCCGAGGCGAAGCGGCCAGCGCTGCCAACATCGTGCGTTACTTCGCCGGCTGGCCGACCAAGATCGAAGGCAGCACGCTGCCGGTGTCGCCGGCCAGCGGCGCACCGATGCTCAACTACACCCTGCGTGAACCAGTGGGGGTGTGCGCGCTGATCGTGCCGTGGAACTTCCCGCTGAACATGTGTGTGTGGAAGCTCGGCCCGGTGCTGGCCACCGGCTGCACCGCCGTGCTCAAGCCCGCCGAGCAGACTCCGCTGGTGGCCGTGCGCCTGGTGCAGTTGATCGAGCAGGCCGGCTTTCCGGCGGGCGTGGTCAACCTGGTCACCGGCCTTGGCCTGCGCACTGGCGCGCCGCTGGCGGCGCATGCTGACGTCGACAAGATCGCCTTCACAGGCTCCACCCAGGTCGGTCGGCTGATCGCCCAGGCCGCCACCGGCAACATGAAGAAGGTCTCGCTGGAGCTGGGCGGCAAGTCGCCGAACATCATCCTGCCCGACGCCGACATCGTGCGTGCGGCCAAGGGCGCCGCCGACGGCATCTTCTACAACCAGGGCCAGGTGTGCACCGCCGCATCGCGGCTGTACGTGCACGAATCGGTGCTCGACCAGGTGCTTGAAGAGCTGCGTCGGCATGCCCGCAGCCACGTCATCGGCGCTGGCCTGAACAGCACCACCACCCTCGGCCCGCTGGTTTCCGAACGGCAACTGGCGACGGTCAACGGCTACCTCGAACGCGGCGTCGCGGAAGGCGCCGAGCTGATCGCCGGCGGCAAGCGCCCTGACCATCTTGAACAGGGCCACTTCGTCGAACCGACCGTGTTCCTCGACCGCGCCGAGCGCGCCTGTGTGGCCCGCGAGGAAATCTTCGGCCCGGTGCTGACGGTGATGAGCTGGTCGGACGTCGATGAGCTCGCGGTGCGCGCCAACGACTCGCCGTATGGTCTTGCCGCCGGTCTGTGGACCCGCGACCTGCGTTCGGCGCACCGCCTGGCGGCGCAGCTCAAGGCCGGTTCGGTGTGGATCAACTGCTGGAACGTGGTCGATCCGGCCTCGCCCTTCGGTGGCTACAAACAGTCCGGCTGGGGCCGGGAAATGGGCAAGCACGTGATCGACGCCTACACCGAGACCAAAAGCGTCTACGTCGACCTGGCCTGA
- a CDS encoding acetolactate synthase large subunit: protein MNGAELILKAAAASGVEYCFANPGTTEIPLVAAIAKSPALSLKPVLSLFEGVCTGAADGYGRIAGKPAMTLTHLGPGFANGIANLHNARRANTPIVNVIGDHASWHVNYDPPLASDIEALAGAVSGWVRTSKHAERVGEDLQSAVQAAWQPRGQIASLILPMDLQAAEVSANAGDFAPLQAPVRRFAGDKVEQVASELAAGKRLVFIVGDVGLSAEGLQAAGRLANLPAVRMFAETFPRVSHRGGGLPDLDRLPYFPEVAIEILEQYDLVVCAGVPEPISYFGYEGIPSRLAERSRLLSLAEVGDDVVGALSALADALNAPAFTPVEQGIDLPPGKDALSPQSIGRVLSAALPHDCIVSIEGGTCGYPFFTASARAARHRVLTNTGGAIGQGIPAGFGAALAEPGNTVFCLQSDGSAQYTIQTLWSIAREQLPVVILIAANHRYAILQNELRRYGVTEFGPQALALTELDRPRVDWKALAKGYGVPASSVRSNAELHVALAQAIASKAPCLIEMEL, encoded by the coding sequence ATGAATGGTGCTGAACTCATCCTCAAAGCCGCCGCCGCCAGCGGCGTCGAGTACTGCTTTGCCAACCCGGGAACCACTGAAATCCCGCTGGTGGCGGCCATCGCCAAGAGCCCGGCGCTGAGCCTCAAGCCGGTGCTGTCGCTGTTCGAAGGCGTGTGCACTGGCGCAGCCGATGGCTACGGGCGCATCGCCGGCAAGCCGGCCATGACCCTCACGCACTTGGGCCCAGGCTTTGCCAACGGCATCGCCAACCTGCACAACGCCCGCCGTGCCAACACGCCGATCGTCAATGTCATCGGCGACCACGCCTCCTGGCACGTCAACTACGACCCACCGCTGGCCAGCGATATCGAGGCGCTGGCCGGTGCGGTTTCAGGTTGGGTGCGCACCTCCAAGCATGCCGAGCGTGTCGGCGAAGACCTGCAAAGCGCCGTGCAGGCGGCCTGGCAGCCCCGTGGACAGATCGCCAGCCTGATTCTGCCGATGGACCTGCAAGCCGCTGAGGTGAGCGCCAACGCTGGCGACTTCGCCCCGCTGCAGGCACCGGTGCGGCGCTTTGCCGGCGACAAGGTCGAGCAGGTGGCGAGTGAGCTGGCCGCAGGCAAGCGCCTGGTGTTCATCGTCGGTGACGTGGGCCTGAGCGCCGAAGGCCTGCAAGCGGCCGGGCGCCTGGCCAACCTGCCGGCGGTGCGTATGTTCGCCGAGACCTTCCCACGGGTCAGTCACCGCGGTGGCGGCCTGCCGGACCTGGATCGGCTGCCGTACTTCCCCGAAGTCGCCATCGAAATTCTCGAGCAGTACGACCTGGTGGTGTGCGCCGGTGTGCCCGAGCCGATCAGCTACTTCGGCTACGAAGGCATCCCCTCACGCCTGGCCGAACGCTCGCGCCTGCTGTCGCTGGCCGAGGTCGGCGACGATGTGGTGGGCGCGCTCTCGGCGCTGGCCGATGCGCTCAATGCACCGGCCTTCACGCCGGTCGAACAAGGCATCGACCTGCCGCCCGGCAAAGACGCGCTGAGCCCCCAGTCGATCGGCCGCGTGCTGTCGGCGGCGCTGCCCCACGACTGCATCGTCTCCATCGAAGGCGGCACCTGCGGCTACCCGTTCTTCACCGCCTCGGCGCGGGCCGCCCGCCACCGGGTGCTGACCAACACCGGCGGTGCCATCGGCCAGGGCATTCCCGCAGGCTTCGGCGCCGCCCTGGCCGAGCCTGGCAACACGGTGTTCTGCCTGCAATCGGACGGCAGCGCGCAGTACACCATCCAGACCCTGTGGAGCATCGCCCGCGAACAACTGCCGGTGGTGATCCTGATCGCCGCCAACCACCGCTACGCCATTTTGCAGAACGAGCTGCGCCGCTACGGGGTGACCGAGTTCGGCCCACAGGCCCTGGCGCTGACCGAACTGGATCGCCCACGCGTCGACTGGAAAGCCCTGGCCAAAGGCTACGGCGTGCCAGCCAGCAGCGTGCGCAGCAATGCCGAACTGCATGTGGCACTGGCTCAGGCCATTGCCTCGAAAGCCCCTTGCCTGATCGAAATGGAGCTGTGA
- a CDS encoding IclR family transcriptional regulator: MGSLSKTLGVLDLFGAQQLQIDPDTIVERMGLSRATVYRYVRELCEAGLLTRVGAGSYGLGPRIIELDWMMRQYDPILSAGRALMNELARDTGLAVFASVFYDGHIINTYITEAYDTATFAFGRGHPLPLFRGAQSKVLVAAQKGKRLQQLFEQHIANDPGHPYSQRPWSEFARAAKKIRRDGYCITHEELNTGLTGIAAPIVSVEHKDVLGSISAVGSSHDFRLLRQDAVRDRLIDTAQRIAQNIHAQRSVPARSA, translated from the coding sequence ATGGGCAGCTTGAGCAAGACGCTGGGCGTGCTGGACCTGTTCGGTGCGCAGCAACTGCAGATCGACCCGGACACCATCGTCGAGCGCATGGGCCTGTCGCGGGCCACGGTGTATCGCTACGTGAGGGAGCTGTGCGAGGCCGGCCTGCTCACCCGGGTCGGTGCTGGCAGTTATGGGCTGGGGCCGCGGATCATCGAGCTGGACTGGATGATGCGTCAGTACGATCCGATCCTCAGCGCCGGCCGCGCGCTGATGAACGAGCTGGCCCGCGACACCGGCCTTGCGGTGTTCGCCAGCGTTTTCTACGACGGCCACATCATCAACACCTACATCACCGAGGCCTACGACACAGCGACCTTCGCCTTCGGTCGCGGCCACCCGCTACCGCTGTTTCGCGGCGCGCAATCGAAGGTGCTGGTCGCCGCGCAGAAGGGCAAACGCCTGCAGCAGCTGTTCGAGCAGCACATCGCCAACGACCCCGGTCACCCCTACAGCCAGCGCCCGTGGTCGGAGTTCGCCCGCGCCGCGAAGAAGATTCGCCGCGACGGCTACTGCATCACCCACGAGGAACTCAACACGGGCCTCACCGGTATCGCCGCGCCGATCGTCAGCGTCGAGCACAAGGACGTGCTGGGCAGCATCTCGGCGGTGGGCAGCAGCCATGACTTTCGCCTGCTGCGCCAGGACGCGGTACGCGACCGGCTGATCGACACCGCCCAGCGCATTGCCCAGAACATCCATGCACAGCGCTCGGTGCCCGCCCGCAGCGCGTGA
- a CDS encoding LysE family translocator → MPELSNWLAYALISLGMVLTPGPNMIYLISRSICQGRAAGLISLGGVALGFVVYMACAALGITALLLAVPHAYDALRLGGALYLLYLAWQALKPGARSAFAVQDLPKDSPRKLFMMGFVTNLLNPKIAVMYMSLLPQFISPGEHASVLAQSLVLGFTQIVISVSVNALIAVMAGSIAAFFVSRPLWQIVQRWLMGTVLIGLAVRMALEGRR, encoded by the coding sequence ATGCCCGAATTGTCCAACTGGCTGGCCTACGCGCTGATCTCGCTCGGCATGGTGCTGACGCCCGGCCCGAACATGATTTATCTGATCTCCCGCTCGATCTGCCAGGGCCGCGCAGCCGGCCTGATTTCCCTCGGTGGCGTTGCGCTGGGGTTCGTGGTGTACATGGCCTGCGCGGCGCTGGGCATCACCGCCTTGCTGCTGGCGGTGCCGCACGCCTATGACGCGCTGCGCCTGGGCGGTGCGCTGTACCTGCTGTACCTGGCCTGGCAGGCGCTCAAGCCTGGGGCGCGCTCGGCCTTCGCAGTGCAGGACCTGCCCAAGGACAGCCCGCGCAAACTGTTCATGATGGGGTTTGTCACCAACCTGCTGAACCCGAAGATCGCGGTCATGTACATGTCGCTGTTGCCGCAGTTCATCAGCCCCGGCGAGCATGCCAGCGTGCTGGCGCAGTCGCTGGTGCTGGGTTTCACGCAGATCGTCATCAGTGTCAGCGTCAATGCGCTGATCGCCGTCATGGCCGGCAGCATCGCGGCGTTCTTCGTCAGCCGGCCGTTGTGGCAGATCGTCCAGCGCTGGTTGATGGGCACGGTGCTCATCGGCCTTGCCGTGCGCATGGCACTCGAAGGGCGCCGCTAG
- a CDS encoding APC family permease, translated as MSVSESSPAASTELRRGALSVGFIIFFVISAASPLSVLAGGFPIGIMLGNGAGTPALLLLALAVLLTFAVGYTTMARHVTNAGGFYAFSSRGLGGMAGGASGVLAMLAYNILQVGLYGMFGGVVSGTMSSVFAIDLPWWAYSLMAMASIAVLGYRNIDLSARVLSFIVVAEYLAILVLDIAILRSGGDSGVNFDAFKSEHVFSGTPSIGLLFCFAAFIGFEATTIYGEEAKNPSRAIPIATYVSVLLIGCFYALSIWSMVVGVGADKIVSVLQGLADPTTFIYGLSDHFVGPQLTQVIRVLFIVSIYAGLLAFHNSAARYFYAIGRDGLLPRALGSTHRIHQSPHRGSALQSLIAAVVVLIFAAMEADPILQLFAWFSSLATLCLILLMAITSAAVLMYLKRNPQLKLGVLRRVVFPVFSCLALSFVLIIAVVHFEVLTGSSKALSYALCSLIPAALIVGLVLAGRLRRRSPTCFEALGSHKL; from the coding sequence ATGAGCGTATCCGAGAGTTCGCCAGCAGCTTCAACCGAGCTGCGGCGCGGCGCCCTGAGCGTCGGTTTCATCATCTTCTTCGTCATCTCGGCCGCCAGCCCCCTGAGCGTGCTGGCCGGCGGCTTCCCCATCGGCATCATGCTCGGCAACGGCGCCGGCACACCGGCGTTGCTGCTGCTGGCCCTGGCCGTGCTGCTGACCTTCGCCGTGGGCTACACCACCATGGCCCGCCACGTGACCAACGCCGGCGGCTTCTACGCCTTCTCGTCACGGGGCCTGGGCGGCATGGCCGGCGGTGCTTCCGGGGTGCTGGCGATGCTGGCCTACAACATCCTGCAAGTGGGCTTGTACGGCATGTTCGGTGGTGTGGTGTCAGGCACCATGTCCAGCGTGTTCGCCATCGACCTGCCGTGGTGGGCCTATTCGCTGATGGCCATGGCCAGCATCGCCGTGCTGGGCTACCGCAACATCGACCTCTCGGCGCGGGTGCTGTCGTTCATCGTGGTGGCCGAATACCTGGCGATTCTGGTGCTGGACATCGCCATTCTGCGCAGCGGCGGCGACAGCGGGGTCAACTTCGACGCGTTCAAGTCCGAGCATGTGTTCAGCGGCACGCCGTCGATCGGCCTGCTGTTCTGCTTCGCCGCCTTCATCGGCTTCGAGGCCACCACCATTTATGGCGAGGAAGCGAAGAACCCGTCGCGGGCCATTCCCATCGCCACCTATGTCTCGGTGCTGCTGATCGGCTGCTTCTATGCGCTGTCGATCTGGTCGATGGTGGTGGGCGTGGGCGCCGACAAGATCGTCTCGGTGCTGCAAGGGCTGGCGGATCCGACCACCTTCATCTATGGGCTGTCCGATCACTTCGTCGGCCCGCAGCTGACCCAGGTCATCCGCGTGCTGTTCATCGTCAGCATCTATGCCGGCCTGCTGGCCTTCCACAACTCGGCGGCGCGCTACTTCTACGCCATCGGCCGCGACGGCCTGCTGCCACGGGCGCTGGGTTCGACCCACCGCATCCACCAGAGCCCGCACCGCGGCTCGGCCTTGCAAAGCCTGATCGCGGCGGTGGTGGTGCTGATCTTCGCGGCCATGGAAGCCGACCCGATCCTGCAACTGTTCGCCTGGTTCTCGAGCCTGGCCACGCTGTGCCTGATCCTGCTGATGGCGATCACCTCGGCCGCCGTGCTGATGTACCTCAAGCGCAATCCGCAGCTCAAGCTCGGCGTGCTGCGCCGGGTGGTGTTCCCGGTGTTCTCGTGCCTGGCGCTGAGTTTCGTGCTGATCATCGCGGTGGTGCACTTCGAGGTGCTGACCGGTTCGAGCAAGGCGCTGTCCTACGCGCTGTGCTCGCTGATTCCGGCAGCGTTGATCGTCGGTCTGGTGCTGGCGGGAAGGTTGCGCCGCCGGTCCCCGACCTGCTTCGAGGCACTGGGCAGTCACAAGCTCTGA